A genomic window from Flavobacterium johnsoniae includes:
- a CDS encoding efflux RND transporter periplasmic adaptor subunit yields MKSNIIKSSALLFTALVVLSGCEKKKEETAKAEIEPKVETFALAKEKLTTELRLPAELTGFQQVDLYAKVSSFVKLLKVDIGTKVKKGQLLIVLEAPEISSQLAAAESRLKSMEAIYATSKSTYNRLYETSKVEGTISKNDLEMASGKKNSDYAQLQAAIAAHKEIAIMRGYLEIRAPFDGVVAARNVNLGTFVGPAGKGSDLPLLTIQEQSKLRLAVSVPELYTGYLHPGDEMSFNVKSLPDTFTAKITRMSGALDLKLRSERVEMDVHNTKGNLLPGMVAEVLLPLNAKDSTFVVPKSAVVSSAEGIYVVKVVNHKATRVDIKKGREIEDKIEIFGDLTPNDKLVKIASEETKEGDVINE; encoded by the coding sequence ATGAAAAGTAACATTATAAAATCATCTGCATTATTATTTACAGCATTAGTTGTATTAAGCGGTTGCGAAAAGAAAAAAGAAGAAACTGCGAAAGCGGAAATCGAACCTAAAGTAGAAACTTTCGCTTTAGCGAAAGAAAAACTAACAACAGAATTGCGTTTACCAGCCGAATTAACCGGTTTCCAACAAGTTGATTTGTATGCAAAAGTGAGCAGTTTCGTAAAATTATTGAAAGTTGATATTGGTACGAAAGTAAAAAAAGGACAGCTTTTGATTGTTTTAGAAGCACCAGAAATCAGTTCGCAATTGGCTGCAGCCGAATCAAGATTGAAATCGATGGAAGCGATTTACGCAACCAGCAAAAGCACTTACAACCGTTTGTATGAAACTAGCAAAGTCGAAGGAACAATTTCTAAAAACGATTTAGAAATGGCAAGCGGAAAAAAGAACTCTGATTATGCTCAGCTTCAAGCGGCAATTGCGGCTCATAAAGAAATTGCGATTATGAGAGGCTACTTAGAAATTCGTGCTCCTTTTGATGGCGTTGTAGCGGCTAGAAATGTCAATTTAGGAACATTTGTTGGTCCAGCAGGAAAAGGTTCAGATTTGCCTTTATTGACGATTCAAGAACAAAGTAAATTACGTTTGGCGGTTTCTGTACCAGAATTGTACACAGGATATTTACACCCAGGCGACGAAATGAGTTTTAATGTAAAATCGTTGCCTGATACTTTTACAGCAAAAATTACCAGAATGTCTGGCGCTTTAGATTTAAAATTACGTTCTGAACGTGTAGAAATGGACGTTCACAACACCAAAGGAAATTTATTACCTGGAATGGTTGCCGAAGTTTTGTTACCACTTAACGCGAAAGACAGCACATTTGTAGTACCAAAATCAGCAGTAGTAAGTTCTGCAGAAGGAATTTATGTGGTGAAAGTTGTAAACCACAAAGCCACAAGAGTTGACATCAAAAAAGGAAGAGAAATCGAAGATAAAATCGAAATTTTCGGCGATTTGACTCCAAACGATAAACTGGTAAAAATTGCCAGCGAAGAAACTAAGGAAGGCGATGTCATAAACGAATAA
- a CDS encoding SDR family oxidoreductase, whose product MAVNTKIALVTGGSRGLGKNMAIAIAKKGIDVIITYNSKKEEADLVVKEIENLGQKAASLQLNVAESGTFGAFFEEVKSVLKSVFNTDKFDFLVNNAGIGIHNSFIGTTEAEFDQLTNIQFKGPFFLTQKALNVMNDGGGIVNISTGLARFSFPGYAAYASMKGAIETLTKYQAKELGARKIRVNVVAPGAIETDFGGGFVRDNEQMNQQIASVTALGRVGLPDDIGGVVAFLCTEDARWINAQRIEASGGMML is encoded by the coding sequence ATGGCAGTAAATACAAAAATAGCTCTAGTTACAGGCGGTAGCAGAGGTTTAGGAAAAAATATGGCAATCGCAATTGCAAAAAAAGGAATCGACGTAATTATTACTTACAACAGCAAAAAAGAAGAAGCTGATTTGGTTGTAAAAGAAATCGAAAATTTAGGTCAAAAAGCCGCTTCATTGCAATTAAACGTTGCAGAATCTGGAACATTTGGTGCTTTTTTTGAAGAAGTAAAGTCAGTTCTAAAAAGCGTTTTTAATACCGATAAATTCGACTTCTTAGTAAATAATGCAGGAATCGGAATTCACAATTCTTTCATCGGAACAACTGAAGCTGAATTTGATCAATTAACTAATATTCAATTTAAAGGTCCGTTTTTCTTAACTCAAAAAGCATTAAATGTAATGAATGACGGCGGCGGAATTGTAAATATTTCTACTGGTTTGGCAAGATTCTCTTTCCCAGGTTATGCAGCATACGCTTCTATGAAAGGTGCAATTGAAACTTTAACTAAATATCAGGCAAAAGAATTAGGAGCTAGAAAAATCCGAGTAAATGTTGTTGCTCCAGGTGCGATCGAAACAGATTTTGGCGGAGGTTTTGTTCGTGATAATGAACAAATGAATCAACAAATTGCTTCTGTTACAGCTTTAGGAAGAGTTGGTCTTCCTGATGATATTGGCGGCGTAGTAGCCTTTTTATGTACAGAAGATGCGCGCTGGATAAACGCTCAAAGAATAGAAGCTTCTGGCGGAATGATGTTGTAA
- a CDS encoding SDR family oxidoreductase — MNLSNNKILITGGASGIGLGLTERFIQDNNTVIICGRRESVLNEVKIKFPSVITKVCDLSIEKERIALYGWIAENHPDLNVLVNNAGIQNWVSITDDTFYESMKAELSTNIEAPLHLTSLFIQLKSLKTVMNVTSGLAFSPFAKVPVYSATKAFFRSFTLSLRHLLKAKNIEVVEIIPPALNTDLGGIGLHDAHPSVSSFIESIFEQLKEGRQELTFGTSETRLNASAEELRNHFNIMHSN, encoded by the coding sequence ATGAATTTATCAAACAATAAAATTTTAATAACCGGAGGTGCAAGTGGTATCGGACTTGGACTTACCGAACGATTTATTCAGGACAACAATACCGTAATTATCTGCGGAAGAAGAGAAAGTGTTTTGAATGAAGTAAAAATTAAATTTCCTTCCGTTATTACAAAAGTATGCGATTTATCAATCGAAAAAGAACGTATTGCACTTTACGGATGGATCGCAGAAAATCATCCTGATTTAAATGTTTTAGTTAACAATGCTGGAATTCAAAATTGGGTTTCAATAACCGATGACACTTTTTACGAAAGTATGAAAGCTGAATTGAGCACAAACATTGAAGCTCCATTACATTTAACTTCATTATTTATTCAATTAAAATCGCTTAAAACAGTAATGAATGTTACATCTGGACTGGCATTTTCTCCTTTTGCAAAAGTTCCTGTTTATTCGGCTACAAAAGCATTTTTCCGTTCGTTTACACTTTCGCTTCGTCATTTATTAAAAGCAAAAAATATTGAAGTTGTGGAAATTATTCCGCCAGCATTAAACACCGATTTAGGCGGAATCGGTTTGCATGATGCACATCCAAGTGTAAGCAGTTTTATCGAATCAATTTTTGAACAATTAAAAGAAGGCAGACAAGAATTAACTTTCGGCACCAGCGAAACAAGATTAAATGCAAGCGCTGAAGAATTAAGAAATCATTTTAACATAATGCATTCTAATTAA
- a CDS encoding LytR/AlgR family response regulator transcription factor — MKETKKCIIVDDEPAAHYVLANYIKQNPQLELVFQGYNGIEAMNYLRENTVDLMFLDINMPEISGMELLKILPTHPKTILTTAYSEFALESYDYGVIDYLLKPIYFPRFLKAIDRFFATESVKQKAEETVNSVSVKVDGYLMEIELDQLLFAQSYGNYVKLHTIKRTYLASITTTELEKCLPEKNFMRIHKSYIVALDKIDTTEKDFVVIKSERIPIGITYKRELTDRLKKLEL, encoded by the coding sequence ATGAAAGAAACAAAGAAATGTATAATCGTAGACGATGAACCCGCAGCGCATTATGTTTTAGCGAATTATATCAAGCAAAATCCGCAATTGGAATTGGTTTTTCAAGGTTATAATGGAATTGAAGCGATGAATTATCTCCGTGAAAACACAGTCGATTTGATGTTTTTGGATATTAATATGCCGGAAATTTCTGGAATGGAATTGCTTAAAATTCTTCCAACTCATCCAAAAACGATTTTGACAACGGCTTATTCAGAATTTGCTTTAGAAAGTTACGATTACGGTGTTATAGATTATCTTTTAAAACCAATTTATTTTCCAAGATTTCTAAAAGCAATCGATCGTTTTTTTGCTACAGAAAGTGTGAAACAAAAAGCAGAAGAAACAGTCAATTCTGTGAGTGTAAAAGTCGACGGTTATTTGATGGAAATTGAATTAGATCAATTATTGTTTGCACAGAGTTACGGAAATTACGTAAAACTGCATACGATTAAAAGAACGTATTTGGCTTCGATAACGACCACAGAATTAGAGAAATGTCTTCCAGAAAAGAATTTTATGCGAATTCATAAATCGTACATCGTAGCGTTGGACAAAATTGATACGACAGAAAAAGATTTTGTTGTTATAAAAAGCGAAAGAATTCCAATTGGAATTACATATAAAAGAGAACTTACAGATCGATTAAAAAAACTCGAATTGTAA
- a CDS encoding efflux RND transporter permease subunit, whose translation MNLIRFALRKPISILVLVAGLFFFGIGAIKDIKVDILPKMNLPVIYIAHPFGGYTPDQMEAYFAKNYVNVLPFSNGIKSVETKNIQGLMIMKLTYYEGTNMAQAAAELSALSNRIQAAFPPGTQPPFIIRFDASSLPIGQLVLSSKIRSNNELQDLANVYVRASFTAIPGLLSPAPFGGSPRTIEVNVDPDLLRSHNMTPDQIVDAIRLNNQTAPSGNVRMGDKNYITPTNNTIKEVKDFEQIPLFKGGVQNLKLGDVASVKDGADITAGYALVNGKRSVYISIAKAGDASTWDVVQKLKKELPKIQSTLPEDVNITYEFDQSVYVINSVKSLITEGIIGAVLTGLMVLLFLGDRRAALIVIMTIPISIISGVLFLKLFGQTINLMSLSGLALAIGILVDESTVTIENIHQHLDMGKPKALAIWDACQEIALPKLLILLCILAVFAPAFTMVGIPGALFLPLALAIGFSMVISFLLSQTFVPVMANWMMKAHAKHEHEPNITDDEAEFNDSGITPESEQNLITQKKGYVEKDDTNNNGKISGFERFKIRFMRTLDRLFVHKKATTIIYLSGSILLAVLFIGFIGKDVFPRTNSSQFQLRMRAVDGTRLERTEEQARVVLKELEKMVGKDHIGITSVYVGQHPSLFSINPIYLFMAGSHEAVFQVSLKDYHEDMDDFKDEFRARLKKVLPDTKLSFEPIELTDKVLSQGSPTPIEIRVAGKDKKRNELYATQIVDKLKAISYFRDVQIGQPIHYPAMNIDIDRTRAAELGVDMNDISRSLVASTSSSRYTEKNNWVDEKAGLSYSVQVQVPLNKMKSKTDIGEIPVLKNSLRPVLSDVAKITPGFVSGENDNLGAMPYITVTANIYQTDLGTATKDVGKTISSLGELPRGLFITPIGLSTVLTETLSSLQTGLLVAIFVIFLMLAANFQSFKVSLVILTTVPAVVLGSLLMLTITGSTLNLQSYMGIIMSVGVSIANAVLLVTNAEQLRKINGNALESAREAAALRLRPIIMTSVAMIAGMLPMAIGHGEGGDQVSPLGRAVIGGLLFSTFAVLLILPQIFAWAQEKTSTQSVSLDPEDEESIHYISSISKSKVGK comes from the coding sequence ATGAATTTAATACGTTTTGCACTCCGCAAACCCATTTCCATTTTAGTATTGGTTGCGGGTCTATTTTTCTTCGGAATAGGTGCCATCAAAGACATTAAGGTAGACATTCTACCAAAAATGAATTTGCCGGTTATCTATATTGCGCACCCGTTTGGAGGTTATACGCCAGACCAAATGGAGGCTTATTTTGCCAAAAACTACGTAAACGTTTTACCTTTTTCGAACGGTATCAAATCGGTAGAAACCAAAAATATTCAAGGGTTAATGATTATGAAATTAACCTATTATGAAGGAACGAACATGGCTCAGGCGGCTGCCGAGTTAAGTGCGCTTTCCAACAGAATTCAGGCGGCTTTTCCTCCGGGAACACAGCCTCCGTTCATCATTCGTTTTGATGCTTCTTCACTTCCAATTGGGCAATTGGTTTTAAGCAGTAAAATTAGATCAAATAACGAATTACAGGATTTAGCCAATGTTTACGTTCGTGCTTCGTTTACTGCAATTCCAGGTTTATTATCTCCAGCTCCTTTCGGCGGAAGCCCAAGAACTATTGAGGTAAATGTTGATCCAGATTTATTGCGTTCTCATAATATGACGCCAGACCAAATCGTAGATGCGATTCGTTTGAACAACCAAACGGCTCCGTCTGGAAACGTGCGTATGGGCGACAAAAACTACATTACACCAACCAATAATACGATTAAAGAAGTTAAAGATTTTGAACAGATTCCGTTATTCAAAGGCGGCGTTCAGAACTTGAAATTAGGCGATGTTGCTTCTGTAAAAGACGGTGCCGATATTACGGCAGGTTATGCTTTGGTAAACGGAAAACGTTCGGTTTACATTAGTATTGCAAAAGCGGGAGACGCTTCAACTTGGGATGTGGTTCAGAAATTGAAAAAAGAACTTCCTAAAATTCAAAGTACGCTTCCTGAAGATGTAAACATTACGTACGAATTTGACCAGTCGGTTTATGTAATCAACTCGGTTAAAAGTTTGATTACGGAAGGAATTATTGGTGCGGTTCTAACGGGATTAATGGTTTTATTATTCTTGGGCGACCGTCGTGCGGCTTTAATCGTAATTATGACAATTCCGATTTCGATTATTTCTGGGGTTTTATTCCTGAAATTATTCGGACAGACAATCAACTTAATGTCCTTATCAGGATTGGCTTTGGCAATTGGTATTTTGGTGGATGAAAGTACCGTAACCATCGAAAATATTCACCAGCATCTCGACATGGGAAAACCAAAAGCGCTCGCCATTTGGGATGCGTGTCAGGAAATTGCTTTGCCAAAATTATTGATCTTACTTTGTATTCTGGCCGTATTTGCACCAGCATTTACCATGGTCGGAATTCCGGGAGCGTTGTTCTTGCCTTTGGCTTTAGCGATTGGATTCTCGATGGTAATTTCATTTTTGCTTTCGCAGACTTTTGTTCCTGTAATGGCCAACTGGATGATGAAAGCTCACGCGAAACACGAACACGAACCGAATATTACAGATGATGAAGCTGAATTTAATGATAGCGGTATCACTCCAGAATCGGAACAAAATCTGATTACTCAGAAAAAAGGTTATGTAGAAAAAGACGATACCAACAACAACGGAAAAATTAGTGGATTCGAACGTTTCAAAATTCGTTTCATGCGAACTTTAGATCGTTTGTTTGTCCATAAAAAAGCGACGACTATTATTTATTTAAGTGGTTCGATTCTTCTGGCTGTTCTGTTTATTGGTTTTATCGGAAAAGATGTTTTCCCAAGAACAAATTCAAGTCAGTTTCAATTAAGAATGCGCGCTGTTGACGGAACGCGTTTGGAAAGAACAGAAGAACAAGCTCGAGTTGTTTTAAAAGAACTGGAAAAAATGGTGGGTAAAGATCATATCGGAATCACATCTGTATATGTGGGTCAGCACCCTTCTCTATTCTCGATCAACCCAATTTATCTTTTTATGGCAGGTTCTCACGAAGCGGTTTTCCAAGTGAGTTTAAAAGACTATCATGAAGACATGGACGATTTTAAAGATGAGTTTAGAGCGAGACTTAAAAAAGTATTGCCAGATACGAAACTTTCTTTTGAACCAATCGAATTGACAGACAAAGTTTTAAGCCAAGGTTCTCCTACTCCAATTGAGATTCGAGTAGCTGGAAAAGACAAAAAACGAAATGAATTATACGCGACTCAAATTGTAGATAAACTAAAAGCGATTTCGTATTTCAGAGACGTGCAAATCGGACAGCCAATTCATTATCCAGCAATGAATATTGATATTGACAGAACCCGCGCAGCCGAATTAGGAGTGGATATGAATGATATTTCACGTTCGCTTGTGGCTTCAACCTCATCTTCTCGTTATACCGAAAAAAACAACTGGGTCGATGAAAAAGCCGGATTATCGTATTCTGTTCAGGTTCAAGTGCCTTTAAATAAAATGAAAAGTAAAACCGATATTGGAGAAATTCCGGTATTAAAAAATTCGCTTCGTCCTGTTTTAAGTGACGTTGCCAAAATTACACCCGGATTTGTAAGCGGTGAAAATGACAATTTAGGAGCCATGCCATACATTACCGTTACTGCAAACATCTATCAAACCGATTTAGGTACGGCTACAAAAGATGTGGGCAAAACAATTAGTTCTTTGGGCGAATTACCTCGTGGTTTGTTTATTACGCCAATTGGACTAAGTACTGTATTGACCGAAACATTAAGCAGTTTACAAACAGGATTATTGGTTGCCATTTTTGTAATCTTCTTAATGTTGGCTGCTAATTTCCAATCGTTTAAAGTTTCACTGGTTATTTTAACGACAGTTCCTGCGGTAGTTTTGGGATCTTTATTAATGCTGACAATTACAGGTTCAACGCTGAATTTACAATCGTATATGGGAATCATCATGTCGGTTGGAGTTTCGATTGCGAACGCCGTTTTATTGGTTACGAATGCCGAACAGCTTCGAAAAATAAACGGAAATGCCTTAGAATCTGCGCGTGAAGCTGCTGCGTTGCGTCTTCGTCCGATTATCATGACTTCGGTTGCGATGATTGCGGGAATGTTACCAATGGCGATTGGACACGGCGAAGGAGGCGATCAGGTTTCTCCGTTAGGAAGAGCGGTTATAGGCGGATTATTATTTTCTACTTTTGCCGTATTATTAATCCTTCCGCAGATATTTGCGTGGGCGCAAGAAAAAACATCGACACAATCTGTTTCTTTAGATCCTGAAGACGAAGAAAGTATCCATTATATCTCATCAATAAGTAAGTCGAAAGTTGGAAAGTAA
- a CDS encoding TolC family protein, with protein MYFKKITILFLLIFASIGYAQTLSLKEAIKTGLENYGSIRAKNNYTNASKETLKQSRRDYLPNLNLSAQQDYGTVNGQNGPLYGFGGLGVASSGLPLPEQNWNSAFGALYLVNMNWDFFTFGKTQEKINLSKIDVQAKEKDLQQEKFQQEIKISAAYLNLLASQRLLISQQKNLNRAEVFKKTAAARVKNGLLAGVDSTLATAEVSKAKIALNLARNFVKEQNNKLVDLMGVAPQDFVADTLFVTQIPKELIQGNAANDSLHPLLQLYKTKIDYSNQQVKLYKRFYYPTMSAFGVLQTRASGFDNTYASDQTAFSRNYWDGVNPDRTNYLIGVGITWNLTTPFRSSKQVSAQKFVSQALQEEYNQADRELKSQLNFAEDKIKITLENYAEAPIQVDAAKRAYIQKSTLYKNGLTDLTDLTQTMYVLNRAEIDRDIVNNNVWQSYLLKVAATGNFDLFINEF; from the coding sequence ATGTATTTCAAAAAAATTACCATTTTATTTTTATTGATTTTTGCCTCAATCGGTTACGCTCAAACCCTGTCTTTAAAAGAAGCCATAAAAACAGGTCTTGAAAACTACGGTTCTATCCGAGCAAAAAACAATTACACCAATGCATCAAAAGAGACGCTGAAACAATCTCGTCGTGATTATCTGCCAAACCTGAATTTATCGGCACAGCAGGATTACGGAACGGTAAACGGGCAAAACGGACCTCTTTACGGTTTTGGAGGTTTAGGAGTTGCTTCATCAGGTTTACCTCTTCCTGAACAAAACTGGAATTCGGCGTTTGGTGCGCTTTATCTAGTCAACATGAACTGGGATTTTTTCACCTTCGGAAAAACACAGGAAAAAATCAATTTATCTAAAATTGATGTTCAGGCTAAAGAAAAAGATTTACAGCAGGAAAAATTTCAACAGGAAATTAAAATTTCTGCTGCATACTTAAATCTTTTAGCGAGCCAGAGATTATTGATTTCTCAGCAAAAAAACTTAAACCGCGCAGAAGTTTTTAAGAAAACTGCCGCTGCGAGAGTCAAAAACGGATTATTAGCCGGAGTCGATTCTACATTGGCGACAGCTGAAGTTTCGAAAGCTAAAATTGCTTTAAACTTAGCAAGGAATTTCGTTAAAGAACAAAACAACAAATTAGTAGATTTAATGGGTGTTGCGCCACAAGATTTTGTTGCCGATACGCTTTTTGTAACTCAGATTCCGAAAGAGTTAATTCAAGGAAATGCTGCAAACGACAGCCTTCATCCGTTATTGCAACTTTATAAAACGAAAATCGATTATAGCAATCAGCAGGTTAAATTATACAAACGTTTTTATTACCCAACCATGAGTGCTTTTGGAGTTTTACAAACCAGAGCTTCGGGATTTGACAATACTTATGCGTCAGATCAAACCGCTTTTAGCAGAAATTATTGGGATGGCGTAAATCCAGATCGCACCAATTATTTAATTGGAGTTGGAATTACGTGGAATTTAACCACGCCTTTTAGATCAAGCAAACAAGTCAGCGCTCAGAAATTTGTTTCTCAAGCTTTGCAAGAAGAATACAATCAGGCGGATAGAGAATTGAAATCACAGTTGAATTTTGCAGAAGATAAAATCAAAATCACGCTCGAAAATTATGCTGAAGCACCAATTCAGGTTGACGCGGCAAAAAGAGCTTACATTCAGAAATCGACTTTATACAAAAACGGTTTAACCGATTTGACCGATTTGACACAAACGATGTATGTTTTAAATCGCGCTGAAATCGATCGAGATATTGTCAATAATAATGTGTGGCAATCGTACTTATTGAAAGTCGCTGCAACAGGAAATTTTGACTTATTTATAAATGAATTTTAA
- a CDS encoding sensor histidine kinase — translation MNKKIDNILDNKWWQEVAVVLFSFTIYTLKNDWMLFSSFISILMGIFFYCILYMHAQFNRFFLLPILFKANKPFTYIILTLFGVFVFSVVLYEITMLDMFAKCHLYQNSHQRSYAYQLASVLGTLVCILSPIIVFKFYRIHRKQTDAALLFNQMQLNSLKGQLNPHFLFNTFNTLYGISLEFPDRTPDLIMKVSQLMRYQLESNGKQFVSVEEELEFINSYVQLEKERVGYRCDITIDHKVDKEYTYKISPMLLIAFIENAFKHGTCAIEKCFVKINITVENGLLKLHVVNSIPKKTDVISTKIGLKNTIERLKLIYGKDYKLDIQDDKQTYVVDLEIQLKKFVG, via the coding sequence ATGAACAAAAAGATTGATAACATATTGGATAACAAATGGTGGCAGGAGGTTGCCGTTGTCCTTTTTTCATTTACAATTTATACCTTAAAAAATGATTGGATGTTATTTAGTTCGTTCATTTCTATTTTAATGGGTATATTTTTCTATTGCATTTTGTACATGCATGCGCAGTTTAACCGCTTTTTTCTGCTTCCGATATTATTCAAAGCCAATAAACCTTTCACTTATATTATTTTAACGCTCTTTGGGGTTTTTGTATTTTCTGTTGTTTTATATGAAATTACAATGTTAGATATGTTTGCAAAATGTCATTTGTATCAAAACTCACATCAGAGAAGTTACGCGTATCAATTGGCAAGTGTTTTAGGAACTCTGGTCTGCATTTTGAGTCCAATTATTGTATTTAAGTTTTATCGAATTCATAGAAAACAAACCGATGCGGCTTTATTGTTCAATCAAATGCAATTAAATTCTTTGAAAGGACAATTGAATCCGCATTTTTTGTTTAATACATTTAATACTTTGTACGGAATTAGTCTTGAATTTCCAGACAGAACGCCAGATTTGATTATGAAAGTTTCGCAGTTAATGCGTTATCAATTAGAAAGTAACGGTAAACAATTTGTTTCTGTAGAAGAAGAATTGGAGTTTATAAATAGTTATGTTCAGCTCGAAAAAGAACGTGTTGGTTACCGTTGTGATATTACGATTGATCATAAAGTAGACAAAGAATACACCTATAAAATTTCTCCGATGTTATTAATCGCATTTATTGAGAATGCCTTTAAACACGGAACTTGTGCCATCGAAAAATGTTTTGTAAAAATTAATATTACGGTAGAAAACGGATTGCTTAAGCTTCATGTTGTCAATTCAATTCCGAAGAAAACAGATGTTATTTCTACCAAAATTGGTTTGAAAAACACAATTGAACGTTTGAAATTAATTTACGGAAAAGACTATAAATTAGATATTCAAGACGATAAACAAACCTATGTTGTTGATTTAGAAATACAACTTAAAAAGTTTGTAGGATGA
- a CDS encoding type 1 glutamine amidotransferase domain-containing protein, translated as MKKNIAILATNGFEESELASPKAYLEEQGWNADIVSLKSGTIKSWKDGNWSNEYNVDVVLDQANETDYDALVIPGGVINPDLLRREEAAVNFVRSFFESKKPVAAICHGPQILVDADVLEGRKVTSFFSIKNDLKNAGAQWEDSEVVVDNGLVTSRNPNDLPAFNKKMVEEIKEGIHERQRV; from the coding sequence ATGAAAAAGAATATCGCCATATTAGCAACAAACGGGTTTGAAGAATCAGAATTAGCATCACCAAAAGCCTATCTAGAAGAGCAAGGTTGGAATGCAGATATCGTTAGTTTGAAATCTGGAACGATCAAATCTTGGAAAGACGGAAATTGGAGCAACGAATACAATGTTGATGTCGTATTAGATCAGGCAAATGAAACAGATTACGATGCTTTGGTTATTCCAGGTGGAGTTATAAATCCTGATTTATTGAGAAGAGAAGAAGCTGCAGTAAATTTTGTGCGTTCCTTTTTTGAAAGTAAAAAACCAGTAGCCGCTATTTGCCATGGACCTCAAATTCTGGTAGATGCTGACGTTTTAGAAGGTCGAAAAGTAACTTCGTTCTTCTCTATTAAAAACGATTTGAAAAATGCTGGAGCACAATGGGAAGACTCAGAAGTTGTCGTAGACAATGGATTAGTGACCAGCCGAAATCCGAATGATTTGCCAGCTTTTAATAAAAAAATGGTGGAAGAAATTAAAGAAGGAATACATGAGCGTCAGAGAGTCTAA
- a CDS encoding mechanosensitive ion channel family protein → MEDFVQDVFKHLENYYYSIVDLTPKFILAIIVILVSWFIAARVGIFAGNRLKARMHDRLLATFIARLIKSVLIIIGVLFMFKIIGLEGVAQSMLAGAGISAFVIGFALKDIGENFLAGILLAFKRPFNIGDIIESNGVKGEVINLNLRDTEVKSDSKIIYIPNALLIKNTLINYNSEGFLLQTFTVGLEYGSDYNRAIELVKEVLHKNEDVTDKDYADSAVITDVAAAGVIQLNIRYWVKTGPRAKNSECRSKIIGEVLNTLKENGFVLK, encoded by the coding sequence ATGGAAGATTTCGTTCAGGACGTTTTTAAGCATTTAGAAAATTATTATTATAGTATAGTCGATCTTACGCCTAAATTTATTCTGGCTATTATCGTAATTCTCGTTTCGTGGTTTATTGCGGCTCGAGTTGGCATTTTTGCAGGAAATCGTCTTAAAGCTAGAATGCACGATCGTCTTTTGGCAACTTTTATTGCCCGTTTAATCAAATCGGTTTTGATTATTATTGGGGTTTTGTTTATGTTCAAAATTATTGGACTTGAAGGAGTTGCGCAAAGCATGCTTGCAGGCGCTGGAATCTCAGCTTTTGTAATTGGTTTTGCACTTAAAGATATTGGAGAAAATTTTCTTGCCGGAATTCTGCTGGCTTTTAAACGTCCTTTTAATATTGGTGACATTATAGAAAGCAACGGAGTAAAAGGAGAAGTGATAAACCTGAATCTCCGTGATACCGAAGTCAAAAGCGATTCTAAAATCATCTATATTCCAAATGCTCTTTTAATTAAAAACACACTCATCAACTATAATAGCGAAGGTTTTTTGCTTCAGACTTTTACTGTCGGATTAGAGTATGGTTCAGATTATAACCGTGCCATAGAACTAGTAAAAGAAGTGCTTCATAAAAACGAAGATGTAACCGATAAAGATTACGCAGATTCTGCTGTAATTACAGATGTTGCGGCTGCGGGAGTCATTCAGCTTAACATTCGTTATTGGGTAAAAACAGGTCCTCGTGCTAAAAACTCTGAATGCCGTTCTAAAATTATTGGTGAAGTCTTGAATACTTTAAAAGAAAATGGATTTGTTTTGAAATAA